A DNA window from Pseudarthrobacter sp. W1I19 contains the following coding sequences:
- a CDS encoding queuosine precursor transporter encodes MPPAPGQNAVPQTAHAGSGARFASIGSPYFGIMLAVMAVVLILSNIGASKGVAIGPIITDGGFFLFPLAYILGDVISEVYGFKVARKAIFTAFALSVFASLCYWVIIALPGFDDEYGMSKQAALEGALGPVPQIVLASLLAFLAGQTINSWILVKMKARSGEKSLWARLMGSSGAGEFVDTLIFCSIAASVIGITDFGTFVNYVVAGFVYKTLVEFIFVPVTSLVIGWVKKREPSYGA; translated from the coding sequence ATGCCCCCAGCCCCAGGCCAGAACGCCGTGCCCCAAACCGCTCATGCCGGCAGCGGCGCAAGGTTCGCTTCCATCGGTTCCCCCTACTTCGGGATCATGCTGGCGGTGATGGCCGTGGTGCTGATCCTGTCCAACATCGGTGCGTCGAAGGGTGTGGCGATCGGCCCCATCATTACCGACGGCGGCTTCTTCCTGTTCCCGCTGGCATACATCCTGGGCGACGTCATCAGCGAGGTCTACGGCTTCAAGGTGGCCCGCAAAGCTATCTTCACCGCCTTCGCGCTGTCCGTCTTCGCGTCCCTCTGCTACTGGGTGATCATCGCCCTGCCCGGCTTCGACGACGAGTACGGAATGTCCAAGCAGGCCGCGCTGGAAGGCGCCCTGGGCCCCGTTCCCCAGATTGTGCTCGCCTCGCTGCTGGCGTTCCTCGCCGGGCAGACCATCAACTCCTGGATCCTGGTGAAGATGAAGGCCCGCTCCGGCGAGAAGTCCCTGTGGGCGCGGCTGATGGGCTCCTCGGGTGCCGGTGAATTCGTGGACACCCTGATCTTCTGCAGCATCGCCGCCTCCGTCATCGGCATCACCGACTTCGGCACGTTCGTGAACTACGTGGTGGCGGGCTTCGTGTACAAGACCCTGGTGGAGTTCATTTTTGTGCCGGTCACTTCCCTGGTGATCGGCTGGGTCAAAAAGCGCGAACCGAGCTACGGCGCGTAG